Proteins from a single region of Undibacterium sp. KW1:
- a CDS encoding putative Na+/H+ antiporter has product MLHTFSAKFFEVLAHRSVRHAGLFHLLGEVEVVFGFWAFVLIVVMALVSGGDAAVAYAESRQYTEPLFVFVVMVVAASRPVLEIVGRVLKVLARFTPVPDALAMVWFGLAVVPLLGSLITEPAAMTLAALMLAPRIFRQGMPEWLKYAALGVLFVNVSVGGTLTSFAAPPVLMVASAWQWDSAFMLATFGWKAAVAVLFNASVITLLLRKHIPAQSSADSTQVQAVPLIVSLVHLAFLAGVVLFAHHPVFFLGLFLFFMGYTQAYERHQSPLILKEGLLVGFFLAGLVVLGGMQQWWLQPIVSSLQPHTLFFAALGLTAITDNAALTYLGSLIVGLSEQAKYLLVAGAVAGGGLTVIANAPNPAGAALLRRGFNDESIGAVGLLLGALPPTLVAALMFLL; this is encoded by the coding sequence TTGTTACATACTTTCAGCGCCAAGTTTTTTGAAGTGCTGGCGCACCGCAGCGTCAGGCATGCTGGCCTGTTTCACCTGCTGGGTGAAGTCGAAGTTGTGTTTGGCTTCTGGGCTTTTGTGCTCATCGTCGTCATGGCGCTGGTGTCTGGTGGGGATGCTGCCGTGGCCTATGCCGAGTCGCGTCAATATACCGAACCCCTGTTTGTCTTTGTTGTCATGGTGGTCGCTGCGTCGCGCCCTGTGCTGGAGATCGTTGGCCGTGTGCTCAAGGTGCTGGCGCGTTTCACACCTGTGCCTGATGCGCTCGCGATGGTGTGGTTTGGCCTGGCAGTCGTACCTTTGCTGGGCTCATTGATTACCGAGCCAGCGGCGATGACCCTGGCTGCCCTGATGCTGGCGCCAAGAATCTTTAGACAGGGCATGCCAGAGTGGCTCAAGTATGCTGCGCTGGGTGTGCTGTTCGTCAATGTCTCCGTAGGTGGTACGCTGACTTCTTTCGCTGCGCCGCCGGTGTTGATGGTGGCCTCTGCCTGGCAATGGGATAGCGCTTTCATGCTGGCCACTTTTGGCTGGAAGGCTGCTGTTGCCGTGTTGTTCAATGCCAGCGTGATTACACTGCTTTTGCGCAAGCATATACCAGCGCAGAGTTCAGCAGACAGTACGCAAGTGCAGGCAGTGCCACTGATCGTTAGCCTGGTACATCTGGCTTTTCTGGCGGGCGTTGTCCTGTTTGCTCATCACCCTGTATTCTTTCTCGGCCTGTTCCTGTTCTTCATGGGCTATACCCAGGCGTATGAACGCCATCAAAGCCCTTTGATCTTGAAAGAGGGTTTGCTGGTTGGTTTCTTTCTCGCTGGCCTGGTAGTGCTGGGTGGCATGCAGCAATGGTGGTTGCAACCCATCGTCTCCAGCCTGCAACCGCATACCCTGTTTTTTGCAGCGCTCGGTCTGACGGCGATTACCGATAATGCGGCACTGACTTATTTGGGTTCATTGATCGTAGGCCTCAGTGAACAGGCAAAATACCTGCTGGTCGCCGGTGCAGTTGCTGGTGGCGGGCTGACAGTTATCGCCAACGCCCCCAATCCTGCAGGCGCGGCTTTATTGCGGCGTGGCTTCAATGATGAATCGATAGGCGCTGTTGGTTTACTGCTGGGTGCCCTGCCGCCAACGCTGGTGGCGGCATTGATGTTCTTGCTTTGA
- a CDS encoding HlyD family secretion protein yields the protein MSKSSPLFRPEVTAALGSQWMGSIRLAQPLSASLIAIVALVIAAVLIAYITFGSITKKARVTGITVPVGGQLSVAAPNAGILLTTHVKEGEQVKAGQILFTLSTERQNSQGEITALVAQQLASRADSMAAEQRLRQSQYQEKKQALQQRLANLAQEQTQLEQELLLAQRRQQLAQQSVAKYETLQGNGYVSAAQTQQKQEDLLDISTRLSTLQRSKTQLQANQIALQSELDTLSNSLATDLTQIERAKASLKQEAAENANRQAVQITATQAGTVSALTNPPGQAINAGQVLASLIPVNAKVADTSKADALEAHLYVPSRTAGFIQPGQEVLIRYAAFPYQKFGLHTATVIDVSRTPFAPAELPAHLASTILSNAQQAINGFNTNEALYRIKVRLHEQSINAYGQAQMLKPGMTLEADVIQDKRRIWEWVLEPVLAMNQRA from the coding sequence GTGAGTAAGTCCAGCCCCCTGTTTCGCCCTGAAGTCACAGCAGCATTAGGTAGTCAATGGATGGGTTCCATCCGCCTGGCACAGCCGCTTTCCGCTTCATTGATTGCGATTGTTGCCCTGGTCATTGCCGCGGTGTTGATTGCTTACATTACTTTTGGCAGCATCACCAAAAAAGCCCGCGTCACTGGTATTACTGTACCTGTCGGCGGCCAGCTCAGCGTGGCTGCACCCAATGCCGGTATTTTGCTGACTACCCACGTCAAGGAAGGTGAACAAGTCAAAGCCGGGCAAATCCTGTTCACCCTGAGTACAGAGCGCCAGAACAGCCAGGGCGAAATTACCGCCCTGGTCGCCCAGCAACTTGCCAGCCGTGCCGACAGCATGGCCGCAGAACAAAGACTGCGCCAAAGCCAGTACCAGGAAAAAAAGCAGGCTCTGCAACAAAGGCTGGCGAACCTGGCCCAGGAACAGACTCAGTTGGAACAAGAACTGTTGCTTGCCCAGCGCCGTCAGCAACTGGCGCAGCAAAGTGTCGCCAAGTATGAAACCCTGCAAGGTAATGGCTACGTCTCTGCTGCCCAGACCCAGCAAAAGCAGGAAGACTTGCTCGACATCAGCACCCGCCTGAGTACTTTGCAGCGTAGTAAAACCCAGCTGCAGGCTAACCAGATCGCCCTGCAATCAGAACTCGATACCTTATCGAATAGCCTGGCAACAGACCTGACACAAATAGAAAGAGCCAAAGCCAGCCTCAAGCAAGAAGCCGCAGAAAATGCCAACCGCCAGGCCGTGCAAATCACTGCAACACAGGCAGGTACGGTAAGTGCCTTGACCAACCCGCCAGGGCAAGCCATCAATGCAGGACAAGTGCTGGCCAGCCTGATACCGGTTAATGCCAAGGTGGCTGATACTAGCAAAGCAGATGCGCTGGAGGCACATCTGTATGTACCCAGCCGCACAGCAGGTTTTATCCAGCCAGGGCAAGAGGTGTTGATACGCTATGCAGCTTTTCCTTACCAAAAATTTGGACTGCACACCGCCACGGTTATTGATGTCAGCCGCACCCCATTTGCCCCGGCAGAATTGCCAGCGCATCTGGCAAGCACGATACTGAGTAATGCCCAGCAAGCCATCAATGGTTTCAACACCAACGAAGCGCTGTACCGAATCAAGGTCAGGTTGCACGAGCAAAGCATCAATGCCTACGGACAGGCACAAATGCTCAAACCAGGCATGACGCTGGAGGCTGATGTGATACAGGATAAACGCAGGATTTGGGAATGGGTGCTGGAGCCTGTGCTTGCAATGAACCAACGCGCCTAG
- the creC gene encoding two-component system sensor histidine kinase CreC, whose translation MKIGLRILLGYFLILGLSAWLILNVVVEEIKPGVRATLEDTLIDTAQMLATLVAEDVAAGKVADSDLMKRLQNYAQRSIDANISGIRKTSLDYRIYITDIKGIVIFDSDGKDVGQDYSRWNDVNRTLQGKYGARSTRSKSEDEGSSVMHVAAPVLDHGRIIGSLTVAKPISTINPFIWRSQRKILQRSAWLWLGSLLIGLGFSWWLNRTLRKLQTYASSVENGEKTSLPELGNNEIGSLGRALEAMRDKLEGKQYVEQLMHTMAHELKSPIASIQGSAELMREDMPVADRQHFLNNILEQNSRQRQLIDKLLALIKLEKQQSLDHVQAVNIPRLLALVTEDAQPGLLAKSMQLQQDMDAAITSISGDELLMRQALGNLLDNAIAFAPAGSTIKMQSSLVNNTDGTPSLQISISDQGPGIPDYALDKIFDRFYSLPRPHAAKSTGLGLPFVREVALLHGGSISVSNQVDGGVVAILRLGV comes from the coding sequence ATGAAAATAGGCCTGCGCATACTGCTGGGTTATTTCCTGATACTGGGCCTGAGTGCCTGGCTGATACTGAATGTAGTAGTCGAAGAAATCAAACCCGGCGTGCGCGCCACGCTGGAAGACACCCTCATCGACACCGCCCAAATGCTGGCCACCCTGGTGGCCGAAGATGTGGCAGCAGGCAAGGTCGCCGATAGTGATTTGATGAAGCGCCTGCAAAACTATGCGCAACGCAGCATCGACGCCAACATCAGCGGTATACGCAAGACCAGTCTCGATTACCGCATCTATATCACCGACATCAAAGGCATCGTCATTTTTGACAGCGATGGCAAAGACGTGGGTCAGGATTACTCACGCTGGAATGATGTCAACCGCACCCTACAGGGCAAATACGGTGCCCGCAGCACCCGTAGCAAGTCGGAAGATGAAGGCAGCAGCGTCATGCATGTGGCAGCACCCGTCCTCGACCATGGCCGCATCATAGGCTCGCTGACGGTGGCCAAACCCATCTCCACCATCAACCCGTTTATCTGGCGCAGCCAGCGCAAGATACTGCAACGCAGCGCCTGGCTGTGGCTGGGCTCTCTGTTGATAGGTCTCGGGTTTTCATGGTGGCTGAACCGTACTTTGCGCAAGCTGCAAACCTATGCCAGCAGCGTAGAAAATGGCGAAAAAACCAGCCTGCCGGAACTGGGTAATAATGAAATCGGCAGCCTGGGCCGCGCCCTTGAAGCCATGCGCGACAAGCTCGAAGGCAAGCAATATGTAGAACAACTCATGCACACCATGGCACATGAGTTGAAGAGCCCCATCGCTTCGATACAAGGCTCTGCCGAACTCATGCGCGAAGACATGCCCGTCGCTGACAGACAGCATTTCCTCAACAACATCCTCGAACAAAATTCCCGCCAGCGGCAGCTCATCGACAAATTGCTGGCGCTGATTAAACTGGAAAAACAACAGAGCCTGGACCACGTGCAAGCCGTCAACATCCCGCGCCTGCTGGCACTGGTGACTGAAGATGCACAACCCGGATTATTAGCCAAGTCCATGCAATTGCAGCAAGACATGGACGCCGCCATCACCAGCATCAGCGGCGATGAATTGCTAATGCGCCAGGCACTGGGTAACTTGCTCGACAATGCGATTGCCTTTGCTCCAGCGGGCAGCACGATCAAAATGCAATCCAGCCTGGTCAACAATACAGACGGAACGCCATCCCTGCAAATCAGCATCAGCGACCAGGGACCAGGCATACCTGACTACGCCCTCGATAAAATCTTTGACCGCTTCTATTCCCTGCCCCGCCCACATGCAGCCAAAAGCACGGGCCTGGGTTTGCCATTTGTGCGGGAAGTGGCGTTGTTGCATGGTGGGAGTATCAGCGTGAGCAATCAGGTTGATGGTGGAGTAGTGGCTATCTTGCGCTTGGGAGTGTAA
- the cdd gene encoding cytidine deaminase: MFNKSELLQAANTARESAYAPYSKFKVGAAVLTKDGKTFHGCNVENASYGLCNCAERTALFSAIAAGYRPGDFAAIAVTGDTEGPIAPCGACRQVIIELGGPELPVLLTNLKGDVKTTTAGDQLPDAFYLKPE; encoded by the coding sequence ATGTTTAACAAAAGTGAACTATTGCAAGCTGCCAATACAGCCCGTGAATCCGCTTATGCGCCTTATTCCAAATTCAAGGTCGGCGCTGCCGTTTTGACCAAGGATGGCAAGACTTTCCACGGCTGTAATGTAGAAAATGCCTCTTATGGTTTGTGCAACTGTGCAGAACGCACTGCCCTGTTTTCTGCCATTGCTGCCGGCTATCGCCCTGGCGACTTTGCTGCCATTGCTGTAACAGGTGATACCGAGGGCCCTATCGCGCCTTGCGGTGCCTGCCGCCAGGTCATCATCGAACTGGGTGGCCCGGAATTGCCAGTGCTGTTGACGAATCTCAAAGGTGATGTCAAGACCACCACAGCGGGTGATCAGTTGCCGGATGCGTTTTACCTGAAACCGGAATAA
- a CDS encoding peptidase domain-containing ABC transporter, whose amino-acid sequence MTPVLQTESSECGLACLAMVASHFGYHTDLADLRRQFSISLKGATLAQLMRHASSMQLNSRPLRLELDELDQLALPCILHWNLNHFVVLKAVRKDWRGKVTLILLDPAVGERRVALEEASSHFTGVALELAPSPSFKPKEEKKQVALRDLTGHIVGLRSAIVKVLALALALEIFAICAPLFNQFVIDEVIVSGDKELLVVLVFGFALLMITQNAIGLARSWFLMRWSMDISLQWSARVFAHLVRLPVSYFEKRHLGDVVSRFGSIGSIQSTLTSMFVESALDGLMAVLALVMMLVYSIKLSMLVLGAVALYAGLRWAFYQPFREASQERLILSSKESSHFLETMRAVTPLKLFGRETERLSRWQNLKIDVQNRDIKTQKLSIIFKVSNTLIFGIQGLALFYIGAGQVMQNTLTVGMLMAFSSYAGTFTGRISSLIDVFISYRMLSLHSERLADIVLEEAEAETAIETDISRIKAVITLKNIKFRYAEGEPWVLSDVNLTIPAGQSIALVGPSGCGKTTLCKIILGLLKPTEGEVLIDDIPITQLGIKTYRQLVGTVMQEDVLLAGSIMDNIAFFDSHCDQQRVEECAKLAAIHEEISKMPMGYQTLVGDMGSSLSGGQKQRVLLARALYKQPKVLALDEATSHLDVNNEHKVNQALGNLQLTRIMVAHRPETINAAERVVSIQDGAVVEVRAAVVKEDGAGLKLA is encoded by the coding sequence ATGACCCCCGTCCTCCAAACCGAATCCAGCGAATGCGGCCTGGCCTGTCTCGCTATGGTCGCCAGCCATTTTGGCTATCACACTGACCTTGCAGATCTGCGCCGTCAGTTCTCCATCAGCCTCAAAGGTGCAACGCTGGCGCAACTGATGCGTCATGCGTCTTCCATGCAATTGAACAGCCGTCCGCTGCGTCTTGAGTTGGATGAGCTCGATCAACTGGCCTTGCCCTGCATACTGCACTGGAACTTGAATCACTTCGTCGTGCTCAAAGCCGTGCGCAAGGACTGGCGTGGCAAGGTCACTTTGATTCTGCTCGACCCGGCAGTCGGAGAAAGACGTGTTGCGCTGGAGGAAGCGTCCAGTCACTTTACCGGTGTAGCACTGGAGCTGGCACCCAGTCCCTCATTCAAACCCAAGGAAGAAAAAAAACAAGTTGCCCTGCGTGATTTGACTGGCCATATCGTCGGCCTGCGTTCTGCGATCGTCAAGGTATTGGCGCTGGCTTTGGCGCTGGAGATATTTGCCATCTGCGCACCGCTGTTCAATCAGTTCGTCATTGATGAAGTCATCGTCAGTGGTGATAAAGAATTATTGGTCGTGCTGGTGTTTGGTTTTGCGCTGTTGATGATCACCCAGAATGCCATCGGTCTCGCGCGTAGCTGGTTTCTGATGCGCTGGAGCATGGATATCAGTCTGCAATGGTCGGCGCGTGTATTTGCCCATCTGGTGCGTTTGCCGGTTTCTTATTTTGAAAAGCGTCATCTTGGTGATGTGGTGTCACGCTTTGGTTCCATAGGGTCTATACAGAGCACTCTGACTTCCATGTTCGTCGAGAGCGCACTCGATGGCCTGATGGCCGTGCTGGCCCTGGTCATGATGCTGGTGTATAGCATCAAGCTCAGTATGCTGGTATTGGGTGCTGTGGCTCTGTATGCGGGTTTGCGCTGGGCCTTCTATCAACCTTTCCGTGAAGCATCACAAGAGAGGCTGATCCTGTCGTCCAAAGAGAGTTCCCACTTCCTGGAAACCATGCGTGCCGTCACGCCCCTGAAACTGTTTGGCCGTGAGACAGAAAGACTGTCGCGCTGGCAAAATCTGAAGATCGATGTACAAAACCGTGATATCAAGACGCAAAAGCTGTCGATTATCTTCAAGGTCAGCAATACCCTGATCTTTGGCATACAGGGACTGGCACTGTTTTATATCGGTGCTGGCCAGGTCATGCAAAATACCTTGACTGTCGGTATGCTGATGGCTTTCTCCAGCTATGCCGGAACTTTTACTGGCCGTATCTCCAGCCTCATTGATGTGTTCATCAGTTACCGCATGCTGAGCCTGCATAGCGAAAGGCTGGCAGACATCGTGCTGGAAGAGGCCGAGGCAGAAACTGCCATCGAAACCGATATCTCGCGCATCAAGGCTGTTATTACCCTCAAGAACATCAAGTTCCGTTATGCCGAGGGTGAACCCTGGGTGTTGAGTGATGTGAACCTGACCATACCTGCTGGGCAAAGCATCGCCCTGGTTGGCCCCAGTGGTTGTGGCAAGACGACATTGTGCAAGATCATTCTGGGTTTGTTGAAGCCAACTGAAGGTGAAGTGCTGATCGATGATATCCCCATCACCCAGCTAGGCATCAAAACTTACCGCCAACTGGTGGGCACTGTCATGCAGGAAGATGTCTTGTTGGCCGGTTCCATCATGGACAATATCGCTTTCTTCGACAGCCATTGTGATCAACAGAGAGTAGAAGAATGTGCGAAGCTCGCAGCCATTCATGAAGAGATCAGCAAGATGCCCATGGGTTATCAAACCCTGGTAGGTGATATGGGCAGCAGCTTGTCTGGCGGGCAAAAGCAGCGTGTGTTGCTGGCGCGTGCCTTGTACAAACAACCCAAGGTATTGGCACTCGATGAAGCGACGAGCCATCTGGATGTGAACAATGAACACAAGGTCAACCAGGCGCTAGGTAATTTGCAACTGACACGCATCATGGTGGCGCACAGGCCAGAGACCATCAATGCGGCTGAGCGGGTGGTTTCCATTCAGGACGGGGCTGTGGTGGAGGTCAGGGCGGCTGTTGTGAAAGAAGATGGGGCGGGTTTGAAGCTGGCCTGA
- a CDS encoding cysteine hydrolase family protein, with product MVQQSYVNPAVLVIDMQVGLFHGGRIIHAAEQVLDNVKRVLVKAHAASVPVFAVRHTGPQGSPIEAGSANWQFMPELGIDMDRDTVFEKTRPSCFAGTDLLQQLRAKGIQELIICGLKTQYCIDSNCRAASELGFKVMLAEDAHSCNDTELLPASTIIAHHNATLNGLFVSLIKTEDLRF from the coding sequence ATGGTGCAACAATCATATGTAAATCCGGCCGTGCTGGTCATAGATATGCAGGTAGGCCTGTTCCATGGTGGGCGCATTATCCATGCAGCAGAGCAGGTGCTGGACAATGTCAAGCGCGTGCTGGTCAAGGCACATGCCGCCAGTGTGCCGGTATTTGCCGTGCGCCACACTGGTCCGCAGGGTTCACCGATAGAAGCTGGCAGTGCCAACTGGCAATTCATGCCTGAGTTGGGTATCGACATGGACAGGGATACCGTATTTGAAAAGACCAGGCCCAGTTGCTTTGCAGGGACGGATTTATTGCAGCAATTGCGCGCAAAAGGCATACAGGAACTGATCATTTGCGGGCTTAAAACCCAGTACTGCATAGACAGCAATTGCCGCGCTGCCAGCGAGCTGGGTTTCAAGGTGATGCTCGCGGAAGATGCACATAGTTGCAATGACACCGAATTGCTGCCTGCCAGCACCATCATCGCCCACCATAACGCGACCCTGAATGGTCTGTTTGTCAGCCTGATCAAGACTGAGGATTTGCGTTTTTAA
- the creB gene encoding two-component system response regulator CreB — protein sequence MSKSILIIEDEVSIADTLAYALKTDGFIPQHLSLGQQALELLRTTTTPPALIVLDIGLPDISGFDVCRQLRQFSDTPVLFLTARNDEIDRIVGLEIGADDYVSKPFSPREVVARIRAILRRQQGKVQTAADIAPARFELKPQEARITAYGQTLSLTRYEYLLLKTMMESPGHLFSRAQLMDIVWTNAPDTLDRTVDAHVKCLRAKLRQTRLNNTGTADDGEANDEGIITHRGMGYSWSPA from the coding sequence ATGAGCAAATCCATACTGATCATCGAAGATGAAGTCAGCATCGCCGACACCCTGGCCTACGCCCTCAAGACTGACGGCTTTATCCCACAACACCTGAGCCTGGGCCAGCAAGCGCTGGAACTCTTGCGCACAACGACCACGCCACCCGCACTGATCGTGCTTGACATTGGCTTGCCCGACATCAGCGGCTTTGATGTCTGCCGCCAGTTGCGCCAGTTCTCGGATACGCCCGTGCTGTTCTTGACCGCACGCAATGATGAAATAGACCGCATCGTCGGCCTGGAAATCGGTGCGGATGATTATGTCAGCAAACCCTTTTCACCACGCGAAGTGGTAGCCCGCATACGCGCCATTTTGCGGCGTCAGCAAGGCAAGGTGCAAACCGCAGCAGATATAGCGCCAGCACGTTTTGAATTGAAACCGCAAGAAGCCCGCATCACCGCTTATGGCCAGACATTGAGTCTGACGCGTTATGAATACCTGTTGCTCAAAACGATGATGGAAAGCCCCGGCCATCTGTTTTCACGCGCGCAACTCATGGACATCGTCTGGACCAACGCGCCCGACACGCTGGACCGCACCGTCGATGCCCACGTCAAATGCCTGCGAGCCAAACTGCGCCAAACCCGGCTTAACAATACAGGCACGGCAGATGATGGCGAAGCAAATGATGAAGGCATAATCACCCACCGCGGTATGGGTTATAGCTGGTCACCTGCATGA
- a CDS encoding HD domain-containing protein — MNNWTPDIYEKAWSFSSRQHSGQTYGGKVEGERIEYINHIASVAMEVIWALQSNTTADGALAVQCALLHDTIEDTSASYELLQQEFGLAVADGVQALSKNTALPTKAEQMRDSLDRIRQQPAEIWMVKMADRITNLYHPPHYWNNEKILAYRDEAQLIHDELLTADFGLAQRLQVKINAYPQFLKK; from the coding sequence ATGAATAACTGGACGCCGGACATTTACGAAAAAGCCTGGTCGTTTTCTTCGCGCCAGCATAGCGGGCAAACCTATGGTGGCAAGGTCGAAGGTGAGCGTATTGAATACATCAACCACATCGCCAGTGTCGCGATGGAAGTGATCTGGGCTTTGCAGAGCAATACCACTGCCGATGGTGCGCTTGCCGTGCAATGTGCCTTGCTGCATGACACCATAGAAGACACCAGCGCCAGCTATGAATTATTGCAGCAGGAATTTGGTCTGGCCGTGGCCGATGGTGTGCAGGCTCTTTCCAAAAACACGGCTCTGCCGACCAAGGCAGAGCAAATGCGCGACAGCCTGGACCGCATACGCCAGCAACCGGCAGAGATATGGATGGTCAAGATGGCTGACCGTATCACCAATCTGTATCACCCGCCGCATTACTGGAATAATGAAAAGATACTCGCGTATCGCGATGAGGCCCAGCTCATTCATGATGAATTGCTGACTGCAGATTTTGGCCTGGCACAGCGCCTGCAGGTAAAGATCAATGCCTATCCGCAGTTCCTGAAGAAATGA
- the creD gene encoding cell envelope integrity protein CreD, producing MQRSLLFKIAIVGLLAILLYVPLGMIQATIWERMHYREEAVRSITADSVSEQVIVGPVLVVPYTETWEDESFDATLNRTTRRQLSANKKHYIYPNEMQVIGNIDTDQRYRGIHKVLVYTGHHKITGDFMLPELSNMVQKDNPKAIITLTEKPYIAMGLSDTRGLRNFPKLMWDEQSIEFKQGSKLSSFQRGIHAGLDGVNLASAKQVKFKIDLDVDGIEKLSFAPLAKNNQVTLTSNWPHVQYGGRFLPSPKGRINTDKSVSANWNISSLSSNAQQQMTRLENVGNAVKVASGTNLNEDGSPTSSASPIDIFSVSYIEPVNIYTQADRAVKYGLMFVALTFAAFFLFEVLKQLPIHPVQYTLVGLALVIFFLLLVSLSEKISFVLAYLTASAACILLIGTYLANVLHNWKRGLGFGVALTVLYGILFGLLSSENNAMMMGSLLLFAVLSGIMLATRKVDWYNLGKPATDRAFDHA from the coding sequence ATGCAAAGAAGTCTGTTATTCAAAATCGCCATCGTCGGCCTGCTGGCCATTTTGCTGTATGTGCCGCTGGGCATGATACAAGCCACGATCTGGGAGCGTATGCATTACCGCGAAGAGGCGGTGCGCAGTATCACGGCGGATTCTGTCAGCGAGCAGGTCATCGTCGGCCCCGTGCTGGTCGTGCCTTATACCGAAACCTGGGAAGATGAGAGTTTTGATGCAACACTCAATAGAACCACGCGCCGCCAGTTATCTGCCAATAAAAAACATTACATCTACCCGAATGAAATGCAGGTCATAGGCAATATCGATACTGACCAGCGCTATCGCGGCATCCATAAAGTGCTGGTATATACCGGGCACCATAAAATTACGGGTGACTTCATGCTGCCTGAATTGTCGAACATGGTGCAGAAGGATAATCCGAAGGCCATCATCACCCTGACAGAAAAGCCCTATATTGCCATGGGACTCAGTGACACCCGTGGTCTGAGAAATTTCCCTAAATTAATGTGGGATGAGCAAAGCATAGAGTTCAAGCAAGGCAGCAAGCTTAGTTCTTTTCAGCGCGGCATCCATGCAGGGTTGGATGGTGTCAACCTGGCTAGCGCAAAACAAGTCAAATTCAAGATAGACCTGGATGTGGATGGCATAGAAAAACTGAGCTTTGCACCACTGGCAAAAAATAACCAGGTGACACTGACTTCGAACTGGCCACATGTGCAGTATGGTGGTCGCTTCTTGCCATCACCAAAAGGCAGGATTAATACAGACAAGAGTGTCAGTGCCAACTGGAATATCTCATCCTTGTCTAGCAATGCGCAGCAACAAATGACGCGACTCGAAAATGTCGGGAACGCAGTCAAAGTAGCGAGTGGTACAAACCTGAATGAAGATGGCAGCCCCACTTCATCTGCTTCTCCTATTGACATCTTCAGTGTCTCTTACATCGAACCCGTCAACATCTATACGCAGGCTGACCGCGCCGTCAAATATGGTTTGATGTTTGTCGCCCTGACCTTTGCCGCTTTCTTTTTGTTTGAGGTCTTGAAGCAACTGCCTATCCACCCTGTGCAATACACCCTGGTGGGTTTGGCGCTGGTGATTTTCTTCTTGCTGCTGGTCAGCCTGTCAGAGAAGATCAGCTTTGTGCTGGCCTACCTGACAGCCAGTGCCGCCTGTATTTTGCTCATTGGTACTTACTTGGCCAATGTGCTGCATAACTGGAAGCGCGGCCTGGGTTTTGGCGTGGCATTGACGGTCTTGTACGGCATCCTGTTTGGTCTGCTGAGTTCAGAAAACAATGCCATGATGATGGGTAGCCTGCTGCTGTTTGCTGTCTTGTCCGGCATCATGCTGGCGACCCGCAAGGTCGATTGGTACAATCTCGGCAAGCCTGCTACAGACAGAGCGTTTGATCATGCCTGA